One genomic window of Butyricicoccus intestinisimiae includes the following:
- a CDS encoding M42 family metallopeptidase codes for MSFDIYEAFCNLSAAFGPSGRETDTIQAIREVTADNVQNIGDWNHHIDTMNNLIYHRKGSGKKILLAAHMDSIGIVVTHIDDKGFARFAQVGGFMLGDLIDRRVRFQNGTRGVISFEEKTEFSKLGFDNLFLDIGAANKEEAEKLIQVGDFAVYDEQPHKQGDVVCAPYLDNRIGCVTLIGVMAQLAELPCDSDVYVAFTAQEEVGLRGAQTVAFAIQPEYAIAVDVTDTGDLPERKYPMAVKMGEGPAVKIMDHSVICDQQVKQTLYRVAQENDIPVQREIMEFGGTDTGAIQRTAGGVKVGAVSIPTRYIHSAAEMVNLRDVEQAIRLIAHAVSDGMDKT; via the coding sequence ATGAGTTTTGATATTTATGAAGCATTTTGCAATTTGTCTGCGGCATTCGGCCCGTCCGGCAGAGAAACAGACACGATACAGGCAATCCGTGAAGTGACTGCGGACAATGTGCAGAATATTGGCGATTGGAATCATCACATTGACACGATGAACAATCTGATCTATCATCGCAAGGGCAGCGGCAAGAAGATTTTGCTCGCAGCGCATATGGACTCCATCGGCATTGTGGTGACGCATATAGATGACAAGGGATTTGCGCGCTTTGCACAGGTCGGCGGATTTATGCTCGGCGATTTGATAGACAGACGCGTTCGTTTCCAAAACGGAACGCGCGGCGTGATTTCGTTTGAAGAAAAGACCGAATTTTCCAAGCTGGGATTTGACAATCTGTTTTTGGACATTGGAGCGGCAAACAAGGAAGAAGCGGAAAAGCTGATACAGGTCGGTGATTTTGCCGTATATGATGAACAGCCGCACAAGCAGGGCGATGTTGTTTGTGCGCCGTATCTGGACAACCGCATTGGCTGTGTGACGCTGATTGGCGTCATGGCGCAGCTGGCAGAATTGCCGTGTGACAGCGATGTATATGTGGCATTTACTGCACAGGAAGAAGTTGGCTTGCGCGGTGCACAGACTGTGGCATTTGCGATTCAGCCGGAGTATGCCATTGCAGTCGATGTGACGGACACCGGAGACTTGCCGGAACGTAAATATCCGATGGCAGTCAAGATGGGAGAAGGTCCGGCGGTTAAGATTATGGATCACTCGGTCATCTGTGACCAGCAGGTAAAGCAGACGCTGTATCGTGTCGCGCAGGAAAACGACATTCCGGTACAGCGGGAAATTATGGAATTTGGCGGCACGGACACCGGTGCGATTCAGCGAACCGCCGGCGGCGTCAAGGTCGGTGCAGTCAGCATTCCGACGCGGTATATCCATTCTGCTGCAGAAATGGTAAATCTGCGTGATGTCGAGCAGGCAATCCGGCTCATCGCGCACGCTGTCAGCGATGGCATGGACAAAACGTAA
- a CDS encoding M42 family metallopeptidase — protein MLIQLCSADGVTGFEGHAAQKAAELLAPYCDRVAFDACGSVLGWKSCGKPNAKTVLLDAHLDQIGFMVTDVLEGGFLRFTQVGGIDPRMLLGAEVTILTETPRYGVISCTPPHLLAAGEQNKAVPMHEMLIDTGLLDAKSVIPIGTPIVFAQPPYELTDGQITGKCLDDRAGFVSIVQAMKQLQDVDLHVDVVVCGSVHEETDSLGALAASFRVAPDYGIAVDVSHAKTPDSGSDDAFAFGGGVLVGMGPNLHRGLTNRMIKTARAEEIPYQIEVMEGNTGTNAWDMQVVRSGIAMGLLSIPLKYMHTPIETIKLCDVQAVSDLMAAFLKEFDGEVTRV, from the coding sequence ATGCTGATACAGCTGTGCAGCGCAGACGGTGTGACCGGATTTGAAGGACATGCTGCACAGAAGGCGGCAGAGCTGCTGGCTCCGTACTGCGACCGCGTAGCATTTGACGCGTGCGGCAGCGTGTTGGGCTGGAAGAGCTGCGGCAAGCCAAATGCAAAAACGGTCCTGCTCGATGCGCATCTCGATCAGATTGGTTTTATGGTTACAGATGTGCTCGAAGGCGGATTCCTGCGCTTTACGCAGGTGGGCGGTATTGACCCGCGCATGCTGCTCGGCGCTGAGGTGACCATTTTGACAGAGACACCGCGATACGGCGTAATTTCCTGTACGCCGCCGCATCTGCTGGCGGCAGGGGAACAGAACAAAGCGGTGCCAATGCATGAGATGCTGATTGATACGGGCTTGCTGGATGCAAAATCTGTGATTCCGATTGGAACACCGATTGTATTTGCACAGCCGCCGTATGAACTGACGGACGGACAGATTACCGGCAAGTGCTTGGATGACCGCGCGGGCTTTGTCTCGATTGTACAAGCGATGAAGCAGCTGCAGGATGTCGATTTGCATGTTGATGTTGTTGTGTGCGGTTCGGTGCATGAGGAGACCGATTCGCTCGGTGCGCTGGCGGCATCCTTCCGCGTGGCGCCGGATTACGGCATTGCGGTGGACGTCAGCCATGCCAAAACACCGGACAGCGGTTCGGATGACGCGTTTGCGTTTGGCGGTGGTGTGCTCGTCGGCATGGGGCCGAATCTGCATCGCGGTCTGACCAATCGCATGATAAAAACAGCGCGTGCGGAGGAAATTCCCTATCAGATTGAAGTCATGGAGGGCAATACCGGCACCAATGCATGGGATATGCAGGTGGTGCGCAGCGGCATTGCGATGGGATTGCTGTCCATTCCGCTCAAATATATGCACACGCCGATTGAGACCATCAAGCTGTGTGATGTACAGGCAGTCAGCGATTTGATGGCGGCATTTTTGAAGGAATTTGATGGGGAGGTGACGCGCGTATGA
- a CDS encoding M42 family metallopeptidase, with translation MIELLEKLCALPGPSGCEDAVHDFILEQAKLYADEIREDHLGNLMIFRKGKQHIDKTVMLSAHMDEVGVICKGYTDDGCVKFGFVGGVDPRVVIGRRILFGDVRGVVGIKAVHLTTREERKTMPKTSSLYIDIGASDKKEAQKKVPLGTYGVFDSACVRFGDGLLKAKAIDDRVGCAVMLTILQEQPAVDTWFVFGVQEEVGLRGARCAAFALNPDVCLVLEGTTAADLAEVDGAKQVCGLRKGVVIPFMDRSTIYHQKMFETLRKLAEEHAIPWQTKHRVAGGTDAGRIHLTRTGVLTAGLAVPVRYIHSPSSVAALEDMQSMLALARHFLTYLGDEES, from the coding sequence ATGATCGAGCTGTTAGAAAAGCTGTGCGCCCTGCCCGGTCCGTCCGGCTGTGAGGACGCCGTGCACGATTTTATTTTGGAGCAGGCAAAGCTGTATGCCGATGAGATTCGAGAGGATCATCTCGGCAATCTGATGATTTTCCGGAAGGGAAAGCAGCACATAGACAAGACCGTCATGCTGTCCGCCCACATGGACGAGGTCGGCGTGATTTGTAAGGGATACACCGATGACGGCTGTGTGAAATTCGGCTTTGTCGGCGGCGTAGATCCGCGTGTGGTCATCGGCAGACGCATTTTATTTGGCGATGTGCGCGGCGTTGTCGGCATCAAGGCGGTTCATCTGACAACGCGCGAGGAGCGCAAGACCATGCCGAAAACCAGCAGTCTGTACATCGACATCGGTGCATCAGACAAAAAAGAAGCACAGAAAAAAGTGCCGCTCGGCACATACGGTGTGTTTGATTCTGCATGCGTTCGCTTCGGTGACGGATTGCTCAAGGCAAAAGCGATTGATGACCGTGTGGGCTGTGCCGTTATGCTGACGATTTTGCAGGAACAGCCGGCAGTCGACACGTGGTTTGTATTTGGCGTGCAGGAAGAAGTTGGTTTGCGCGGCGCCCGTTGTGCGGCATTTGCGCTGAATCCGGATGTTTGTCTGGTACTGGAAGGCACAACGGCGGCGGATTTGGCAGAAGTAGACGGTGCCAAGCAGGTGTGCGGTCTGCGCAAGGGCGTTGTCATTCCGTTTATGGATCGCTCGACAATCTATCATCAGAAGATGTTTGAAACCCTGCGCAAGCTGGCGGAGGAGCATGCGATTCCGTGGCAGACCAAGCACCGCGTGGCGGGCGGCACAGATGCTGGACGCATTCACCTGACAAGAACCGGCGTTTTGACAGCCGGACTGGCTGTGCCGGTTCGCTATATTCATTCGCCGTCCAGTGTGGCGGCTCTGGAGGATATGCAGAGCATGCTGGCGCTGGCCCGACATTTTCTGACGTATTTGGGAGATGAAGAATCATGA